One window from the genome of Candidatus Krumholzibacteriia bacterium encodes:
- a CDS encoding DUF456 domain-containing protein, which translates to MPDALVSLAKALLLAGGAAVLLLHAFGLPANWILLGLAALYGLLTHWHPVGAWTLVALAALAGLAEGLEFAVGVGFTAKRGATRAGVLGSCLGGFAGGLALAPVVPPLGALAGAFLGSFLGAVVLEYRARRQLDQALRAGKAAFIGRVLGACVKTLCGLWMWCVLAYRILFAS; encoded by the coding sequence ATGCCCGATGCCCTCGTCTCTTTGGCCAAAGCCTTGCTGCTCGCCGGCGGCGCCGCGGTGTTGCTGCTGCACGCCTTCGGCCTGCCGGCCAACTGGATCCTCCTCGGCCTCGCCGCACTCTATGGTTTGCTGACCCACTGGCACCCCGTGGGCGCATGGACCCTGGTGGCGCTGGCGGCGCTCGCGGGCTTGGCCGAAGGGCTCGAGTTCGCCGTCGGCGTCGGCTTCACGGCGAAGCGCGGCGCCACCCGCGCCGGCGTCCTCGGCTCCTGCCTGGGCGGTTTCGCCGGCGGCCTCGCTCTCGCGCCCGTGGTGCCGCCTCTCGGGGCGCTGGCGGGTGCTTTCCTCGGTTCGTTCCTCGGGGCGGTGGTGCTGGAATACCGAGCCCGGCGGCAGCTGGACCAGGCGTTGCGGGCCGGCAAGGCCGCTTTCATCGGCCGCGTCCTCGGCGCCTGCGTGAAAACCCTGTGTGGCCTGTGGATGTGGTGCGTTCTGGCCTACCGGATCCTCTTCGCTTCCTGA
- a CDS encoding serine/threonine-protein kinase: MPAHASARTRGATAPLRRGEMLHKYRVEKLLGAGAFARVYRAYDTVEGVHVALKVFAQPLPELSQNVFRHEVRVISRLDHKNIVRLKTAEILGDRFVMISELGERTLLEAFARQRPVRYAVHVLDQVLQGLSCAHAHGIIHRDIKPENILVWRDGRVKISDFGVSRLMDRPVTHTTATGTPSYRAPEQAYGRPTFASDLFALALVFYEMVTRTLPRWPLRWPFERNELFMARVPPALARVIRRAASFDLEHRYRDAESMLRAVHAAVPGVANGEVAEETRPRRLSWRAYRQHEFETRYGRHLQLAFRCHRCSGAVSEFMRVCPWCGYRKNSFTGITRFPQVCHRCEHGVHEDWSYCAWCYGPRFAHISTVPSRDPHYGGRCSRCGEVRLLPHMQRCPWCNARRRPWRSRRLLDRCSHCSTSVASDYWDFCAWCGRNLQGPRRPNGRRRTA, from the coding sequence ATGCCCGCACACGCATCGGCAAGAACCCGGGGCGCCACGGCGCCTCTCCGTCGCGGCGAGATGCTGCACAAGTACCGCGTCGAGAAGCTCCTCGGTGCGGGGGCCTTCGCGCGCGTCTACCGAGCCTACGACACCGTCGAGGGCGTGCACGTGGCGCTCAAGGTCTTCGCCCAGCCCCTGCCGGAACTGAGCCAGAACGTTTTCCGCCACGAAGTCCGGGTCATCTCGCGGCTGGACCACAAGAACATCGTGCGTCTCAAGACCGCCGAGATCCTGGGGGATCGATTCGTGATGATCTCCGAGCTGGGGGAACGGACGCTCCTCGAGGCCTTCGCGCGCCAGCGCCCGGTGCGCTACGCCGTGCACGTGCTCGACCAGGTCCTCCAGGGGCTGTCGTGCGCCCACGCCCACGGCATCATCCATCGCGACATCAAGCCCGAGAACATCCTGGTGTGGCGGGACGGCCGGGTGAAGATCTCCGACTTCGGCGTCTCCCGTCTCATGGACCGTCCGGTCACTCACACGACCGCGACCGGCACGCCGAGTTATCGCGCCCCGGAGCAAGCCTACGGGCGGCCGACCTTCGCTTCCGACCTTTTCGCTTTGGCCCTGGTCTTCTACGAGATGGTGACGCGCACCTTGCCGCGCTGGCCGTTGCGCTGGCCCTTCGAGCGCAACGAACTGTTCATGGCCCGGGTGCCGCCGGCGCTGGCGCGCGTCATTCGTCGCGCTGCGAGCTTCGATCTGGAACATCGCTACCGCGATGCCGAAAGCATGCTGCGCGCCGTGCACGCTGCCGTGCCCGGCGTGGCCAACGGCGAGGTCGCCGAGGAAACGCGGCCGCGGCGGCTGTCGTGGCGGGCGTACCGACAGCACGAGTTCGAAACGCGCTACGGTCGGCACCTGCAGCTGGCGTTCCGCTGTCACCGCTGCTCCGGGGCGGTCTCGGAGTTCATGCGCGTCTGCCCGTGGTGCGGTTATCGCAAGAACTCCTTCACCGGCATCACCCGCTTCCCCCAGGTGTGCCATCGTTGCGAGCACGGGGTGCACGAGGATTGGAGCTATTGCGCTTGGTGCTACGGCCCGCGCTTCGCCCACATCTCCACCGTGCCGAGTCGCGATCCGCACTATGGTGGGCGCTGCAGCCGCTGCGGCGAGGTGCGCCTGCTGCCGCACATGCAGCGCTGTCCCTGGTGCAACGCGCGCCGGCGCCCCTGGCGCAGTCGGCGGCTGCTCGACCGCTGCTCCCACTGCAGCACTTCCGTGGCCAGCGATTACTGGGATTTCTGCGCCTGGTGCGGCAGGAACCTGCAGGGTCCGCGGCGCCCCAACGGCCGCCGGCGCACCGCCTGA